The Streptomyces sp. HUAS CB01 genome has a segment encoding these proteins:
- a CDS encoding GNAT family N-acetyltransferase has product MSTTAPAPGTFSVRPLDPIADAELLHRWVTDPKAAFWMMQDAELQDVEREYMRIAAHEHHDAFIGLHDGEPAFLMERYDPRHVELVGLYEPEPGDVGMHFLVAPTDTPVHGFTRAVITAVMRELFADPATRRVVVEPDVGNKAVHALNAAVGFVPEREIRKPEKTALLSFCTREQFEGAVGDVEVPR; this is encoded by the coding sequence ATGAGCACCACCGCACCCGCCCCGGGGACGTTCTCCGTCCGTCCCCTCGACCCGATCGCCGACGCCGAGCTGCTGCACCGCTGGGTCACCGACCCGAAGGCCGCGTTCTGGATGATGCAGGACGCCGAGCTGCAGGACGTCGAGCGCGAGTACATGAGGATCGCCGCGCACGAGCACCACGACGCCTTCATCGGGCTGCACGACGGCGAACCCGCCTTCCTGATGGAGCGCTACGACCCGCGCCACGTGGAGTTGGTCGGTCTCTACGAGCCCGAGCCGGGCGACGTGGGCATGCACTTCCTGGTCGCCCCGACCGACACGCCGGTCCACGGCTTCACCCGGGCCGTGATCACCGCCGTGATGCGGGAGCTGTTCGCCGACCCGGCGACGCGGCGGGTCGTCGTCGAGCCGGACGTCGGCAACAAGGCCGTGCACGCGCTCAACGCCGCCGTCGGCTTCGTGCCCGAGCGCGAGATCCGGAAGCCCGAGAAGACGGCGCTGCTGAGCTTCTGCACGCGTGAGCAGTTCGAGGGGGCCGTCGGCGACGTGGAGGTGCCGCGATGA
- the glmS gene encoding glutamine--fructose-6-phosphate transaminase (isomerizing), with protein MCGIVGYIGKRDVAPLLLEGLARLEYRGYDSAGMVITSPKSAGLKMVKAKGRVRDLEARVPKRFTGTTGIAHTRWATHGAPSDINSHPHLDPENKVAVVHNGIVDNADELRAKLEADGVVFASETDTEVITHLIARSQAETLEEKVREAVKVIEGTYGIAVMHADFNDRIVVARNGSPVILGIGEKEMLVASDVAALIAHTRQVVTLNDGEMATLKADDFRTYTTSGTTTTATPETVEWEAASYDMGGHDTYMHKEISEQPDAVDRVLRGRIDDRFSTVHLGGLNLDAREARGIRRVKILGCGTSYHAGLIGAGLIESLARIPADSEPASEFRYRNPVVDPDTLYIAVSQSGETYDVLAAVQELKRKGARVLGVVNVVGSAIARETDGGVYVHAGPEVCVVSTKCFTNTVVAFALLALHLGRIRDLSVAEGKRIIEGLRKLPAQISEILESEDEIKKLAAEYADAKSMMFIGRVRGYPVALEASLKLKEISYIHAEAYPASELKHGPLALIEPALPTVAIVPDDELLEKNRAALEEIKARSGRILAVAHQEQEKADHTILVPKNEDELDPILMGIPLQLLAYHTALALGRDIDKPRNLAKSVTVE; from the coding sequence ATGTGCGGAATCGTCGGTTACATCGGGAAGCGCGACGTCGCGCCGCTGCTGCTGGAGGGCCTGGCGCGTCTGGAGTACCGGGGCTACGACTCCGCCGGCATGGTGATCACCAGCCCCAAGAGCGCCGGCCTGAAGATGGTCAAGGCCAAGGGCCGCGTCCGTGACCTGGAGGCCCGGGTCCCCAAGCGCTTCACCGGCACCACCGGCATCGCCCACACCCGCTGGGCCACCCACGGCGCCCCGAGCGACATCAACTCGCATCCGCACCTGGACCCCGAGAACAAGGTCGCCGTCGTCCACAACGGCATCGTCGACAACGCCGACGAGCTGCGCGCCAAGCTGGAGGCCGACGGCGTCGTCTTCGCCTCCGAGACCGACACCGAGGTGATCACCCACCTGATCGCCCGCTCCCAGGCCGAGACCCTGGAGGAGAAGGTCCGCGAGGCGGTCAAGGTCATCGAGGGCACGTACGGCATCGCCGTCATGCACGCCGACTTCAACGACCGCATCGTGGTCGCGCGCAACGGCTCCCCCGTCATCCTCGGCATCGGCGAGAAGGAGATGCTCGTCGCCTCCGACGTCGCCGCGCTGATCGCCCACACCCGCCAGGTCGTCACCCTCAACGACGGCGAGATGGCCACCCTGAAGGCCGACGACTTCCGGACCTACACCACCAGCGGCACGACGACCACCGCCACCCCCGAGACCGTCGAGTGGGAGGCCGCCTCGTACGACATGGGCGGCCACGACACGTACATGCACAAGGAGATCTCGGAGCAGCCCGACGCCGTGGACCGCGTGCTGCGCGGCCGCATCGACGACCGGTTCTCCACGGTGCACCTGGGCGGTCTGAACCTGGACGCCCGCGAGGCCCGCGGCATCCGCCGGGTCAAGATCCTCGGCTGCGGCACCTCCTACCACGCGGGTCTGATCGGCGCCGGGCTCATCGAGTCCCTGGCCCGCATCCCCGCCGACTCCGAGCCGGCGTCCGAGTTCCGCTACCGCAACCCGGTCGTGGACCCCGACACCCTCTACATCGCCGTCTCCCAGTCCGGTGAGACCTACGACGTGCTCGCGGCCGTCCAGGAACTCAAGCGCAAGGGCGCCCGCGTCCTCGGCGTCGTGAACGTGGTCGGCTCCGCCATCGCCCGCGAGACGGACGGCGGCGTGTACGTGCACGCCGGTCCCGAGGTCTGCGTCGTCTCCACCAAGTGCTTCACCAACACGGTGGTCGCCTTCGCGCTGCTCGCGCTGCACCTGGGCCGCATCCGCGACCTGTCCGTCGCCGAAGGCAAGCGGATCATCGAGGGCCTGCGCAAGCTGCCCGCCCAGATCTCCGAGATCCTCGAGTCCGAGGACGAGATCAAGAAGCTGGCGGCCGAGTACGCCGACGCCAAGTCGATGATGTTCATCGGCCGGGTCCGCGGCTACCCGGTGGCGCTCGAGGCCTCCCTGAAGCTCAAGGAGATCTCCTACATCCACGCCGAGGCCTACCCGGCCTCCGAGCTGAAGCACGGCCCGCTGGCGCTGATCGAGCCGGCACTGCCGACGGTCGCCATCGTCCCCGACGACGAGCTGCTGGAGAAGAACCGCGCCGCGCTGGAGGAGATCAAGGCCCGCAGCGGCCGGATCCTCGCGGTCGCCCACCAGGAGCAGGAGAAGGCCGACCACACGATCCTGGTGCCCAAGAACGAGGACGAGCTGGACCCGATCCTCATGGGCATCCCGCTCCAGCTCCTCGCCTACCACACGGCCCTGGCCCTCGGCCGGGACATCGACAAGCCGCGCAACCTGGCCAAGTCGGTCACCGTGGAGTAG
- a CDS encoding helix-turn-helix domain-containing protein, whose protein sequence is MSQDSAAPEAVRKLSGRRRREVVAVLLFSGGPIFESSIPLSVFGIDRQDAGVPRYRLLVCAGEEGPLRTTGGLELTAPYGLEAIGRAGTVVVPAWRSITSPPPPEALEALRRAHEEGARIVGLCTGAFVLAAAGLLDGRPATTHWMYAPTLAKRYPSVHVDPRELFVDDGDVLTSAGTAAGIDLCLHIVRTDHGAEAAGALARRLVVPPRRTGGQERYLDRSLPEEIGSDPLAEVVAWALEHLHEQFDVETLAARAYMSRRTFDRRFRSLTGSAPLQWLITQRVLQAQRLLETSDYSVDEVAGRCGFRSPVALRGHFRRQLGSSPAAYRAAYRARRPQGDPVGSAAEQHVVPPQASAGHTRRPPAATGAPSGSPEPGKPGSDAYAHGRPALPGQRSAP, encoded by the coding sequence ATGAGTCAGGACTCCGCCGCGCCGGAGGCCGTAAGGAAGCTGTCGGGGCGCCGCCGCCGGGAAGTCGTCGCGGTGCTGCTGTTCAGCGGCGGTCCCATCTTCGAGAGTTCCATTCCGCTCTCGGTGTTCGGAATCGACCGCCAGGACGCCGGAGTTCCCCGCTACCGGCTGCTCGTGTGTGCCGGTGAGGAGGGCCCCCTGCGGACCACAGGGGGACTCGAACTCACCGCGCCCTACGGGCTGGAGGCGATCGGCAGAGCGGGCACCGTGGTCGTGCCGGCCTGGCGGTCCATCACCTCACCACCGCCACCGGAGGCGCTCGAGGCCCTGCGCCGGGCCCACGAGGAGGGCGCCCGCATCGTGGGGCTGTGCACCGGGGCGTTCGTGCTGGCCGCCGCGGGACTGCTCGACGGCCGCCCGGCGACCACCCACTGGATGTACGCGCCGACGCTCGCCAAGCGCTATCCGTCGGTCCATGTGGACCCGCGGGAGCTCTTCGTCGACGACGGCGACGTCCTCACCTCCGCCGGCACCGCGGCCGGCATCGACCTCTGTCTGCACATCGTGCGGACGGACCACGGCGCGGAGGCAGCCGGGGCACTGGCCCGCCGGCTGGTCGTCCCACCGCGGCGCACCGGCGGGCAGGAGCGCTACCTCGACAGGTCTTTACCCGAGGAGATCGGCTCCGACCCGCTCGCCGAGGTCGTGGCCTGGGCGCTGGAGCACCTCCACGAGCAGTTCGACGTGGAGACCCTGGCGGCCCGTGCGTACATGAGCAGGCGGACCTTCGACCGCAGGTTCCGCTCGCTCACCGGGAGCGCTCCCCTGCAGTGGCTGATCACCCAGCGGGTGCTGCAGGCGCAGCGGCTGCTCGAGACCTCCGACTACTCGGTCGACGAGGTCGCGGGCCGGTGCGGCTTCCGCTCCCCGGTGGCACTGCGCGGGCACTTCCGCCGCCAGCTGGGGTCCTCCCCCGCGGCGTACCGGGCCGCCTACCGGGCACGGCGTCCGCAGGGCGACCCGGTGGGGTCCGCGGCGGAGCAACACGTCGTGCCGCCCCAGGCGTCCGCGGGGCACACGAGGAGGCCACCGGCCGCCACGGGTGCGCCCTCCGGTTCCCCGGAACCGGGCAAGCCCGGCTCGGACGCCTACGCCCATGGGCGTCCGGCGCTCCCCGGCCAGCGGAGTGCGCCATAA
- the orn gene encoding oligoribonuclease yields the protein MNDRMVWIDCEMTGLSLADDALIEVAALVTDSELNVLGEGVDIVIRPPDAALETMPEVVRQMHTASGLLDELAAGTTLADAEEQVLAYVREHVKEPGRAPLCGNSVGTDRGFLLRDMPKVEEYLHYRIVDVSSVKELARRWYPRAYFNSPEKNGNHRALADIRESIAELRYYREAIFVPQPGPDSDTAKTIAARHVVPAAQ from the coding sequence ATGAACGATCGCATGGTGTGGATCGACTGCGAGATGACCGGGCTCTCGCTGGCCGACGATGCACTCATCGAGGTGGCCGCGCTGGTCACCGACTCGGAACTGAACGTGCTCGGTGAAGGGGTGGACATCGTGATCCGCCCGCCGGACGCGGCGCTGGAGACCATGCCCGAGGTGGTGCGGCAGATGCACACCGCCTCGGGCCTCCTCGACGAGCTCGCGGCCGGCACGACCCTGGCCGACGCCGAGGAGCAGGTCCTCGCGTACGTTCGCGAGCACGTCAAGGAGCCGGGCAGGGCGCCGCTGTGCGGGAACTCGGTCGGCACCGACCGCGGCTTCCTGCTCCGTGACATGCCGAAGGTGGAGGAGTACCTCCACTACCGGATCGTCGATGTCTCGTCGGTCAAGGAGCTGGCCCGACGCTGGTACCCGAGGGCGTACTTCAACAGCCCGGAGAAGAACGGCAACCACCGGGCGCTCGCGGACATCCGCGAATCGATCGCCGAGCTGCGCTACTACCGCGAGGCGATCTTCGTCCCCCAGCCGGGCCCGGACTCGGACACCGCGAAGACGATCGCGGCGCGCCACGTGGTGCCTGCGGCGCAGTGA
- a CDS encoding DUF4429 domain-containing protein has translation MAEIIQKDGTWTFDGQTVRIVPAAGKTHPLRQALGELAVPLEALAGVAFEPGRRGGRLRLKLRDGSDPLLLAADGRLPESGDPYRLPVENDRSGVAEYFVDELRNALLLDQVPDGPVDRFLLPGPAVPVSGGGGDGTASFDGDTIRLAWNWKAEESKASSGASTFPLSEVSGVRWLPAIGLENGHLRFVLNGRPAQRPAKHDPYALDLWGLSRKEYTAVLVAAAVIARLPHPSAPARTPGELPAAAPGADDHDVLLRRLRELGELHRAGTLTDEEFSTAKQAVLKRM, from the coding sequence ATGGCGGAAATCATCCAGAAGGACGGCACCTGGACCTTCGACGGGCAGACCGTGCGCATCGTCCCCGCCGCCGGCAAGACGCACCCCCTGCGGCAGGCCCTCGGCGAACTCGCCGTGCCGCTGGAGGCGTTGGCCGGTGTCGCGTTCGAGCCCGGGCGCCGCGGCGGGCGGCTGCGGCTGAAGCTGCGGGACGGCAGCGACCCGCTGCTGCTGGCCGCCGACGGACGGCTGCCGGAGAGCGGCGACCCCTACCGGCTGCCGGTGGAGAACGACCGCAGCGGCGTGGCCGAGTACTTCGTGGACGAACTGCGCAACGCCCTGCTGCTGGACCAGGTCCCGGACGGACCGGTGGACCGCTTCCTGCTGCCGGGCCCGGCCGTGCCCGTCTCGGGTGGCGGGGGCGACGGCACGGCCTCCTTCGACGGGGACACGATCCGCCTCGCGTGGAACTGGAAGGCCGAGGAGTCCAAGGCGTCGTCCGGGGCGAGCACCTTCCCGTTGTCGGAGGTGAGCGGGGTGCGCTGGCTGCCGGCGATCGGGCTGGAGAACGGGCATCTGCGGTTCGTGCTGAACGGCCGGCCGGCCCAGCGGCCCGCCAAGCACGACCCGTACGCGCTCGACCTCTGGGGCCTCTCGCGCAAGGAGTACACCGCCGTCCTGGTCGCCGCCGCCGTGATCGCGCGGCTCCCGCACCCGAGCGCCCCCGCCCGGACGCCCGGGGAACTGCCGGCCGCCGCTCCGGGCGCGGACGATCACGATGTGCTGCTGCGGCGCCTGCGGGAGCTCGGGGAGCTGCACCGGGCGGGGACACTGACCGACGAGGAGTTCTCCACGGCCAAGCAGGCCGTCCTCAAGCGCATGTGA
- a CDS encoding IucA/IucC family protein: MSTAIESVSHLTPELWAEANRLLIRKGLAEFSHERLLAPKDLGDGRWAVLSDDGRTEYRFTAGRLALDHWQVEADSVTRHRDGTELPLDALEFFTELRGALGLSDEILPVYLEEISSTLSGTAYKLTKPEVSAAELSRADFQDIETGMTEGHPCFVANNGRLGFGIHEYHRYAPEAAAPVRLLWVAAHRSRAAFTSCADLGYENLMRAELGPGTLDRFDARLRGLGLDPADYLLMPVHPWQWWNKLSVTFAAEVARQRLVPLGEGDDEYLAQQSIRTFFNTSNPSKHYVKTAMSVINMGFMRGLSAAYMEATPAINDWLAGLIASDEVLTAARFSIIRERAAVGYRHLEYEAATDRFSPYRKMLAALWRESPVDTLEDGERLATMASLLHTDRSGKSFAGALITESGLAPEVWLRRYLDAYLLPVLHCFYAYDLVYMPHGENVILVLGEDGAVKRAIFKDIAEEICVMDPDAVLPPAVERVRAEVPEHMKLLSVFTDVFDCFFRFLAAALVTEGVLDEDAFWRTVAECVGGYQGSMPHLAEKFAQYDMFAPEFALSCLNRLQLRNNKQMVDLADPSGALQLVGDLENPIARFR, translated from the coding sequence ATGAGCACGGCGATCGAGAGCGTCTCCCACCTCACCCCCGAGCTGTGGGCCGAGGCCAACCGCCTGCTGATCCGCAAGGGTCTCGCCGAGTTCTCCCACGAGCGGCTGCTCGCGCCGAAGGACCTCGGGGACGGCCGCTGGGCGGTGCTCAGCGACGACGGCAGGACCGAGTACCGGTTCACCGCGGGCCGGCTGGCGCTCGACCACTGGCAGGTCGAGGCGGACTCCGTGACCCGCCATCGCGACGGGACGGAACTCCCGCTGGACGCGCTGGAGTTCTTCACCGAGCTGCGCGGAGCGCTGGGCCTGTCCGACGAGATCCTGCCCGTGTACCTGGAGGAGATCTCCTCCACCCTGTCCGGCACGGCCTACAAGCTCACCAAACCCGAGGTGTCCGCGGCCGAGCTCAGCCGGGCCGATTTCCAGGACATCGAGACCGGGATGACCGAGGGCCATCCCTGCTTCGTGGCCAACAACGGGCGGCTCGGTTTCGGCATCCACGAGTACCACCGGTACGCGCCGGAGGCCGCGGCCCCGGTCCGGCTGCTGTGGGTCGCCGCGCACCGCTCCCGCGCCGCGTTCACCTCCTGCGCCGACCTCGGCTACGAGAACCTGATGCGGGCCGAGCTGGGTCCCGGGACGCTCGACCGGTTCGACGCCCGGCTGCGCGGTCTCGGGCTGGACCCGGCGGACTATCTGCTGATGCCCGTCCACCCCTGGCAGTGGTGGAACAAGCTCTCCGTCACCTTCGCCGCCGAAGTGGCCCGGCAACGGCTGGTGCCGCTCGGTGAGGGCGACGACGAGTACCTGGCCCAGCAGTCCATCCGCACCTTCTTCAACACCAGCAACCCCTCGAAGCACTATGTGAAGACGGCGATGTCCGTCATCAACATGGGCTTCATGCGGGGCCTGTCGGCCGCCTACATGGAGGCCACACCGGCCATCAACGACTGGCTGGCCGGGCTGATCGCCAGTGACGAGGTGCTGACGGCGGCGCGCTTCTCGATCATCCGCGAGCGGGCGGCGGTCGGGTACCGGCACCTGGAGTACGAGGCCGCGACGGACCGTTTCTCCCCCTACCGCAAGATGCTGGCCGCGCTCTGGCGCGAGAGCCCGGTGGACACCCTGGAGGACGGCGAGCGGCTGGCGACGATGGCCTCGCTGCTGCACACCGACCGGTCCGGGAAGTCCTTCGCCGGCGCGCTGATCACCGAGTCGGGGCTGGCGCCCGAGGTGTGGCTGCGCCGCTACCTGGACGCCTACCTGCTGCCGGTGCTGCACTGCTTCTACGCGTACGACCTCGTCTACATGCCGCACGGGGAGAACGTCATCCTGGTGCTCGGCGAGGACGGCGCGGTGAAGCGCGCGATCTTCAAGGACATCGCCGAGGAGATCTGCGTGATGGACCCGGACGCGGTCCTTCCGCCCGCGGTCGAGCGGGTGCGCGCCGAGGTCCCGGAGCACATGAAGCTGCTGTCGGTGTTCACCGACGTCTTCGACTGCTTCTTCCGGTTCCTCGCCGCCGCGCTGGTCACGGAGGGCGTGCTGGACGAGGACGCGTTCTGGCGGACGGTCGCCGAGTGCGTCGGCGGCTACCAGGGGTCGATGCCGCACCTGGCGGAGAAGTTCGCCCAGTACGACATGTTCGCCCCGGAGTTCGCGCTGTCCTGCCTCAACCGGCTCCAGCTGCGCAACAACAAGCAGATGGTGGACCTGGCCGATCCTTCGGGCGCCCTCCAGCTGGTGGGTGACCTGGAGAACCCGATCGCGCGGTTCCGCTAG
- a CDS encoding universal stress protein — MAGHEIPEPADRKQVADPLSDLQAAEQSRHSCDPAFRHGVVVGFDGSTSSERALAYAIGMARRSGSGLIIVHVANRLPTTVWAGCEPPVFVDVPDHRTEVLGLELACADYLTEVPWILVERGGDICHELEEVGREYSADAIVVGSTHGIVGRIFGSVAGRLARRAQRPVVVIP, encoded by the coding sequence ATGGCCGGTCACGAAATTCCCGAACCCGCGGACCGCAAGCAGGTCGCCGACCCCCTGTCGGATCTGCAGGCGGCGGAGCAGTCGCGCCACTCCTGCGATCCCGCGTTCCGGCACGGCGTCGTGGTCGGCTTCGACGGATCGACCTCCAGCGAGCGGGCCCTGGCGTACGCGATCGGCATGGCCAGGCGCTCCGGTTCGGGCCTGATCATCGTGCATGTCGCCAACCGCCTTCCCACCACGGTGTGGGCGGGCTGCGAACCGCCGGTCTTCGTCGACGTCCCCGATCACCGGACCGAGGTGCTGGGTCTCGAACTCGCCTGTGCCGACTACCTCACCGAGGTTCCGTGGATCCTCGTCGAGCGCGGCGGCGACATCTGCCACGAGCTCGAGGAGGTCGGCCGGGAGTATTCGGCGGACGCCATCGTGGTCGGCTCCACCCATGGCATCGTGGGGCGCATTTTCGGCTCCGTCGCCGGACGGCTGGCGCGCCGCGCGCAGCGGCCCGTCGTCGTCATCCCCTAG
- a CDS encoding GPR1/FUN34/YaaH family transporter, with product MDKDVSAGSATSTTLGHLALGLTLLAFGVGNTGVIDNVAASDAAALATWVGGVALFVVGLLEFRAGNGGTGTAFAGLGAFWFTWGTGTGAEVSAEAAGLFMLLFALLALTLTAGASGSGILGQGVYGLLCVSMLLLAIASFAGNDGLAKAGGWAAAVAGLVAWYGATAALAHWPTFSGRAAGRGVTATG from the coding sequence GTGGACAAGGACGTCTCCGCGGGAAGCGCCACGTCAACCACTCTCGGCCACCTCGCACTGGGCCTGACGCTGCTGGCGTTCGGGGTCGGCAACACCGGTGTGATCGACAATGTCGCGGCGTCCGACGCCGCAGCCCTCGCGACCTGGGTGGGCGGGGTCGCACTGTTCGTCGTCGGGTTGCTCGAGTTCCGTGCGGGCAACGGCGGTACGGGTACGGCCTTCGCGGGCCTCGGTGCCTTCTGGTTCACCTGGGGGACCGGCACCGGCGCGGAGGTCTCGGCGGAGGCCGCCGGGCTGTTCATGCTCCTGTTCGCGCTCCTGGCGCTCACGCTCACCGCGGGCGCGTCCGGCAGCGGGATCCTCGGCCAGGGCGTGTACGGGCTGCTGTGCGTGTCGATGCTGCTCCTCGCGATCGCCTCGTTCGCGGGGAACGACGGGCTGGCGAAGGCCGGCGGCTGGGCCGCCGCGGTCGCGGGTCTCGTGGCCTGGTACGGCGCCACCGCGGCGCTGGCGCACTGGCCCACCTTCTCGGGGCGTGCCGCAGGCCGGGGTGTGACGGCCACCGGCTGA
- a CDS encoding beta-N-acetylhexosaminidase, which translates to MRQRRTLPRLLGSLLLVAAAGVAGVGAAPAPVQPPAPRPLGEVVPAPASVRPAGSPYTLTPATRIRVDEDSREARRVAAGLASLLRPSTGYALPVSDDDGRGGIRLVLGSRDRGLGDEGYRLESGRAGVTITARKPAGLFHGVQTLRQLLPAAVEKDTRQAGPWRVPGGTITDAPRFGHRGAMLDVSRHFFTVDQVKRYIDQLALYKINKLHLHLSDDQGWRIAVDSWPRLATYGGSTQVGGGPGGHYTKAQYKELVAYAGSRFMEVVPEIDMPGHTNAALASYAELNCDGVAPPLYTGTAVGFSSLCVPKAVTYDFVDDVVRELAALTPGRYLHIGGDEAHSTSHEDYVAFMDRAQAVVAKYGKTVVGWHQLTGATPAEGAVAQYWGLDGTSAAEKEQVAKAARNGTRIVLSPADRIYLDMKYHKDTPLGLAWAGYVEVQRSYDWDPGAYLPGAPASAIAGVEAPLWTETLATSDQLEFMAFPRLPGVAELGWSPASTHDWDDYRVRLAAQGPRMSALGIDYYRSPQVPWPAG; encoded by the coding sequence GTGAGACAGCGCAGAACGCTCCCCCGGCTCCTCGGATCACTCCTGCTGGTCGCGGCCGCCGGCGTCGCCGGTGTCGGCGCGGCCCCCGCTCCCGTGCAGCCCCCCGCGCCCAGACCGCTCGGCGAGGTCGTGCCGGCACCCGCCTCCGTACGCCCGGCGGGTTCGCCCTACACCCTCACGCCGGCCACCCGGATCCGCGTCGACGAGGACTCCCGTGAGGCCCGCCGCGTCGCGGCCGGGCTCGCGTCGTTGCTGCGCCCGTCCACCGGGTACGCGCTGCCGGTCAGCGACGACGACGGCCGCGGCGGCATCCGGCTCGTGCTCGGCTCGCGCGACAGGGGACTCGGTGACGAGGGCTACCGGCTGGAGTCCGGCCGCGCAGGCGTCACCATCACCGCCCGGAAGCCCGCGGGCCTCTTCCACGGTGTCCAGACGCTGCGGCAACTGCTGCCCGCCGCCGTGGAGAAGGACACCCGCCAGGCCGGACCGTGGCGGGTCCCCGGCGGGACCATCACCGACGCGCCCCGCTTCGGGCACCGCGGCGCCATGCTCGACGTCTCCCGGCACTTCTTCACCGTCGACCAGGTCAAGCGCTACATCGACCAGTTGGCGCTCTACAAGATCAACAAGCTGCATCTGCACCTCTCCGACGACCAGGGCTGGCGGATCGCCGTCGACTCCTGGCCGCGGCTCGCCACCTACGGCGGGTCCACCCAGGTCGGCGGCGGCCCCGGCGGCCACTACACCAAGGCCCAGTACAAGGAACTCGTCGCCTACGCCGGATCCCGCTTCATGGAGGTCGTCCCGGAGATCGACATGCCGGGCCACACCAACGCGGCGCTCGCCTCCTACGCCGAGCTGAACTGCGACGGCGTCGCCCCGCCGCTCTACACCGGCACGGCGGTCGGCTTCAGCTCGCTGTGCGTGCCCAAGGCCGTCACGTACGACTTCGTCGACGACGTCGTGCGCGAGCTCGCCGCGCTGACACCCGGCCGGTACCTCCACATCGGCGGGGACGAGGCCCACTCCACCAGCCACGAGGACTACGTGGCGTTCATGGACCGGGCGCAGGCCGTCGTCGCCAAGTACGGCAAGACGGTCGTCGGCTGGCACCAGCTGACCGGAGCCACCCCCGCCGAGGGCGCCGTCGCCCAGTACTGGGGGCTGGACGGCACGAGCGCCGCGGAGAAGGAACAGGTCGCGAAGGCCGCGCGGAACGGCACCAGGATCGTCCTGTCCCCCGCCGACCGGATCTACCTCGACATGAAGTACCACAAGGACACCCCCCTCGGCCTGGCCTGGGCGGGGTACGTCGAGGTCCAACGGTCCTACGACTGGGACCCGGGCGCCTATCTGCCGGGCGCGCCCGCGTCCGCGATCGCCGGGGTCGAGGCCCCGCTGTGGACCGAGACCCTGGCCACCAGCGACCAGCTGGAGTTCATGGCCTTCCCGAGGTTGCCCGGGGTCGCCGAACTCGGCTGGTCCCCGGCGTCCACGCACGACTGGGACGACTACCGGGTGCGTCTCGCGGCGCAGGGGCCGCGGATGTCGGCGCTCGGCATCGACTACTACCGCTCGCCGCAGGTGCCCTGGCCCGCCGGCTGA
- a CDS encoding LacI family DNA-binding transcriptional regulator — MVDRRNAGFPVGGGARTASRGGSRGSGRSGGRPTLEEVAARAGVGRGTVSRVVNGSPRVSETTRAAVEAAIAELGYVPNRAARSLAANRTDAIALVVPEPEARFFAEPYFSDIVRGVGAALADTDMQLLLTFAGSDRERLRLADYLGAGRVDGVLLVSVHADDPLPDLLEQLGIPAVISGRRSADDPLAAVDSDNTGGARAAVAHLLARGRRTVATITGRLDVYGAQCRLDGYRDALRDSGAAVDERLVAPADFTEEGGRRAMSALLDRRPSLDAVFAASDVMAAGARQVLREAGRRIPDDVALVGFDDSAVARHMDPALTSVRQPIEEMGRTMAGLLLREIADRSGPERPRIILPTELVVRDSS, encoded by the coding sequence ATGGTGGATCGCCGGAATGCCGGTTTCCCCGTGGGTGGCGGGGCCCGCACGGCCTCCCGCGGCGGGAGCAGGGGTTCGGGCCGCAGCGGCGGCAGACCGACCCTCGAAGAGGTCGCCGCACGGGCCGGCGTCGGCCGCGGCACGGTCTCGCGGGTGGTCAACGGCTCGCCCCGGGTGAGCGAGACGACCCGGGCCGCCGTCGAGGCGGCCATCGCCGAACTCGGCTACGTACCCAACCGCGCCGCCCGCTCGCTCGCCGCCAACCGCACCGACGCCATCGCGCTCGTCGTCCCCGAGCCCGAGGCGCGCTTCTTCGCGGAGCCCTACTTCTCCGACATCGTGCGCGGTGTCGGCGCGGCCCTCGCCGACACCGACATGCAACTGCTGCTCACCTTCGCGGGTTCGGACCGCGAGCGGCTCAGACTGGCCGACTACCTCGGCGCGGGCCGGGTGGACGGCGTGCTGCTGGTGTCGGTGCACGCGGACGACCCGCTGCCCGACCTGCTGGAACAGCTGGGGATCCCGGCCGTCATCAGCGGCCGCCGCTCGGCCGACGACCCGCTCGCCGCCGTCGACTCCGACAACACCGGGGGCGCCCGCGCGGCCGTCGCCCATCTGCTGGCCAGAGGCCGCCGGACCGTCGCGACGATCACGGGACGGCTCGACGTCTACGGCGCCCAGTGCCGCCTCGACGGTTACCGGGACGCCCTCAGGGATTCGGGCGCGGCGGTCGACGAGCGGCTGGTGGCGCCGGCCGACTTCACCGAGGAGGGCGGCCGCCGGGCCATGAGCGCGCTGCTCGACCGTCGCCCTTCGCTGGACGCGGTCTTCGCCGCCTCCGACGTCATGGCCGCCGGTGCCCGTCAGGTGCTGCGCGAGGCGGGCCGGCGCATCCCCGACGACGTTGCCCTGGTCGGCTTCGACGACTCCGCGGTGGCCCGTCACATGGACCCGGCCCTCACGAGCGTCCGCCAGCCGATCGAGGAGATGGGCCGCACGATGGCGGGCCTGCTGCTCCGGGAGATCGCGGACCGCAGCGGCCCGGAACGCCCCAGGATCATCCTGCCGACGGAGCTGGTGGTCCGGGACTCGTCCTGA